CTCCGCCACGCCGATCGCGTACGCGACCTGGACCTGCGCCCGCTCGGCGAGCCCCGCCGCGACGACGTTCTTCGCCACGTGGCGCGCCATGTAGCAGGCCGAACGGTCCACCTTCGTCGGGTCCTTCCCGGAGAAGGCGCCGCCGCCGTGCGGGCAGGAGCCGCCGTACGTGTCCACGATGATCTTCCGCCCCGTGAGCCCGGTGTCGCCCATGGGCCCGCCGGTCACAAACCGCCCCGTCGGGTTCACGTGGAAGACGCACCGCCGCCGGTCCAGGAGCTCCGCGGGGATCGTCGGGACGATGACCTGCTCGATGATGTCCTGGCGGAGCTGCTCGGTCGGCACATCGGGGCCGTGCTGCGAGGAGATGACGACCGTCTCGACCGCGCGCGGCTTGCCGTCCACGTAGCGCACCGTCACCTGCGACTTGCCGTCGGGCCGGAGGTAGTCGAGCGCGCCCGACTTCCGGCGCTCGGCGAGCCGCATGACGAGCTTGTGGGCGAGCATGATCGGCATGGGCATCAGCTCGGGCGTCTCGGTGCAGGCGTAGCCGAACATGAGGCCCTGGTCGCCCGCGCCGAGCTTGTCCACGCCCATCGCGATGTCGCTCGACTGCTCGTCGATCGCCGTGATGACGCCGCAGGTCTCGGAGTCGAACCCGAACTTCGCGCGCGTGTAACCGACCTGCCGGATCGTGTCCCGCGCGATGCGCGGGATGTCGACGTAGCAGGACGTCGTGATCTCGCCGGCGACGACGACGAGCCCCGTCGTCAGGAGGGACTCGCAAGCCACGCGCCCCGTCGGGTCCTGGCTGATGATCGCGTCCAGGACCGCGTCGGAGATCTGGTCGGCGATCTTGTCGGGGTGACCCTCGGTCACGGACTCCGACGTGAACAGGTACTCGTCACGCGCCATCGCCATCCTCCGCAGCGTCGTCGTCTCGCTCGAGACGATCTGAGTTGTGCCACTGTAACACGTCCGCGCAGCGGCCCTCAAGGACGATGCGGCAACACCCTCAGCGGAGGCGCCGCTTGACCTCGTCGAGG
This window of the Candidatus Methylomirabilota bacterium genome carries:
- the metK gene encoding methionine adenosyltransferase produces the protein MARDEYLFTSESVTEGHPDKIADQISDAVLDAIISQDPTGRVACESLLTTGLVVVAGEITTSCYVDIPRIARDTIRQVGYTRAKFGFDSETCGVITAIDEQSSDIAMGVDKLGAGDQGLMFGYACTETPELMPMPIMLAHKLVMRLAERRKSGALDYLRPDGKSQVTVRYVDGKPRAVETVVISSQHGPDVPTEQLRQDIIEQVIVPTIPAELLDRRRCVFHVNPTGRFVTGGPMGDTGLTGRKIIVDTYGGSCPHGGGAFSGKDPTKVDRSACYMARHVAKNVVAAGLAERAQVQVAYAIGVAEPVSIMVETFGTGKVSNQQLEGLVRRHFDFTPAGIIKYLDLRRPIYQKTAAYGHFGRSEPDFTWERTDRVKDLRDDARV